One Gossypium hirsutum isolate 1008001.06 chromosome A11, Gossypium_hirsutum_v2.1, whole genome shotgun sequence genomic window carries:
- the LOC107924417 gene encoding CBL-interacting serine/threonine-protein kinase 9 isoform X2, with translation MSSKRKVLQGNTTRTRVGKYELGKTLGEGSFAKVKFAKNVETGECVAIKILDRDQVLRHRMVEQIKREISTMKLIKHPNVIKIFEVMASKTRIYIVIEFVDGGELFDKIAKNGRLKEDEARSYFHQLINAVDYCHSRGVYHRDLKPENLLLDSYGVLKISDFGLSAFSQQVREDGLLHTACGTPNYVAPEVLKDKGYDGTSSDIWSCGVILFVLMAGYLPFDEPSLIGLYKKIWEASFSCPSWFSSGARNLIKRILDPNPLARITIPEILQDEWFKKGYKPPKFEQDEDVNLDDIDAVFNDSTEHLVTERKEKPVSMNAFELISRSQSFSLDKLFEKQCGSVKPETSFASQRPPNEILSKIEEAAKPLGFNVHKRNYKMKLKGDKSGRKGQLSVATEVFEVAPSLHMVELRKTGGDTLEFHKFYKSFSSELKDIVWKSGETAEA, from the exons ATGAGCTCTAAGAGGAAGGTGTTGCAGGGTAACACGACGAGGACGCGTGTAGGGAAGTACGAGCTTGGGAAAACCTTGGGCGAGGGGAGCTTTGCAAAGGTTAAGTTCGCTAAGAATGTTGAGACCGGCGAGTGCGTCGCCATTAAAATCCTCGACCGTGACCAAGTTCTCCGTCACCGAATGGTCGAACAg ATAAAAAGAGAAATATCAACAATGAAGCTTATCAAGCATCCCAATGTCATTAAAATATTTGAG GTTATGGCAAGCAAGACAAGGATTTATATCGTCATCGAATTTGTTGATGGCGGCGAGCTTTTCGACAAAATT GCCAAGAACGGGAGACTAAAAGAGGATGAAGCAAGGAGCTATTTTCATCAGCTTATCAATGCTGTTGATTACTGCCACAGTAGAGGCGTCTACCATAGAGATTTGAAG CCAGAGAATCTTCTTCTGGACTCGTATGGTGTtcttaaaatttcagattttggaTTGAGTGCATTCTCGCAGCAAGTTCGG GAGGATGGGTTGCTTCACACTGCTTGCGGGACTCCAAATTATGTTGCTCCGGAG gtgcTCAAAGATAAAGGTTATGATGGTACATCATCTGATATTTGGTCTTGCGGAGTTATTCTCTTTGTTCTCATGGCTGGTTATTTGCCTTTTGATGAGCCAAGCCTTATAGGCTTGTATAAGAAA ATCTGGGAGGCTTCTTTCAGCTGTCCATCATGGTTTTCATCTGGTGCTAGGAATTTGATTAAGCGTATTCTTGATCCAAACCCTCTTGCC CGTATAACTATTCCTGAAATTCTACAAGATGAATGGTTCAAGAAAGGGTACAAGCCACCAAAATTTGAGCAGGATGAGGATGTAAATCTTGATGACATAGATGCTGTCTTTAATGACTCAACT GAACACCTTGTAACAGAAAGGAAAGAGAAACCTGTGTCAATGAATGCTTTTGAGCTTATCTCTAGGTCACAGAGCTTTAGTCTTGACAAATTGTTTGAGAAGCAGTGT GGTTCTGTGAAGCCAGAAACCAGTTTCGCTTCCCAACGCCCTCCTAATGAAATTCTGTCCAAAATTGAGGAAGCTGCAAAACCTCTGGGCTTTAATGTTCACAAGCGAAACTACAAG ATGAAGTTGAAAGGTGACAAAAGTGGGAGAAAGGGCCAGCTTTCTGTAGCTACAGAG GTGTTTGAGGTGGCTCCCTCCTTACATATGGTGGAGCTTCGTAAAACTGGTGGTGACACATTGGAGTTTCACAAG TTCTATAAAAGTTTTTCGAGTGAACTGAAAGATATAGTGTGGAAATCGGGGGAAACTGCAGAAGCGTAA
- the LOC107924417 gene encoding CBL-interacting serine/threonine-protein kinase 9 isoform X1, with the protein MSSKRKVLQGNTTRTRVGKYELGKTLGEGSFAKVKFAKNVETGECVAIKILDRDQVLRHRMVEQFCMGQIKREISTMKLIKHPNVIKIFEVMASKTRIYIVIEFVDGGELFDKIAKNGRLKEDEARSYFHQLINAVDYCHSRGVYHRDLKPENLLLDSYGVLKISDFGLSAFSQQVREDGLLHTACGTPNYVAPEVLKDKGYDGTSSDIWSCGVILFVLMAGYLPFDEPSLIGLYKKIWEASFSCPSWFSSGARNLIKRILDPNPLARITIPEILQDEWFKKGYKPPKFEQDEDVNLDDIDAVFNDSTEHLVTERKEKPVSMNAFELISRSQSFSLDKLFEKQCGSVKPETSFASQRPPNEILSKIEEAAKPLGFNVHKRNYKMKLKGDKSGRKGQLSVATEVFEVAPSLHMVELRKTGGDTLEFHKFYKSFSSELKDIVWKSGETAEA; encoded by the exons ATGAGCTCTAAGAGGAAGGTGTTGCAGGGTAACACGACGAGGACGCGTGTAGGGAAGTACGAGCTTGGGAAAACCTTGGGCGAGGGGAGCTTTGCAAAGGTTAAGTTCGCTAAGAATGTTGAGACCGGCGAGTGCGTCGCCATTAAAATCCTCGACCGTGACCAAGTTCTCCGTCACCGAATGGTCGAACAg TTTTGTATGGGGCAGATAAAAAGAGAAATATCAACAATGAAGCTTATCAAGCATCCCAATGTCATTAAAATATTTGAG GTTATGGCAAGCAAGACAAGGATTTATATCGTCATCGAATTTGTTGATGGCGGCGAGCTTTTCGACAAAATT GCCAAGAACGGGAGACTAAAAGAGGATGAAGCAAGGAGCTATTTTCATCAGCTTATCAATGCTGTTGATTACTGCCACAGTAGAGGCGTCTACCATAGAGATTTGAAG CCAGAGAATCTTCTTCTGGACTCGTATGGTGTtcttaaaatttcagattttggaTTGAGTGCATTCTCGCAGCAAGTTCGG GAGGATGGGTTGCTTCACACTGCTTGCGGGACTCCAAATTATGTTGCTCCGGAG gtgcTCAAAGATAAAGGTTATGATGGTACATCATCTGATATTTGGTCTTGCGGAGTTATTCTCTTTGTTCTCATGGCTGGTTATTTGCCTTTTGATGAGCCAAGCCTTATAGGCTTGTATAAGAAA ATCTGGGAGGCTTCTTTCAGCTGTCCATCATGGTTTTCATCTGGTGCTAGGAATTTGATTAAGCGTATTCTTGATCCAAACCCTCTTGCC CGTATAACTATTCCTGAAATTCTACAAGATGAATGGTTCAAGAAAGGGTACAAGCCACCAAAATTTGAGCAGGATGAGGATGTAAATCTTGATGACATAGATGCTGTCTTTAATGACTCAACT GAACACCTTGTAACAGAAAGGAAAGAGAAACCTGTGTCAATGAATGCTTTTGAGCTTATCTCTAGGTCACAGAGCTTTAGTCTTGACAAATTGTTTGAGAAGCAGTGT GGTTCTGTGAAGCCAGAAACCAGTTTCGCTTCCCAACGCCCTCCTAATGAAATTCTGTCCAAAATTGAGGAAGCTGCAAAACCTCTGGGCTTTAATGTTCACAAGCGAAACTACAAG ATGAAGTTGAAAGGTGACAAAAGTGGGAGAAAGGGCCAGCTTTCTGTAGCTACAGAG GTGTTTGAGGTGGCTCCCTCCTTACATATGGTGGAGCTTCGTAAAACTGGTGGTGACACATTGGAGTTTCACAAG TTCTATAAAAGTTTTTCGAGTGAACTGAAAGATATAGTGTGGAAATCGGGGGAAACTGCAGAAGCGTAA
- the LOC107924152 gene encoding heterogeneous nuclear ribonucleoprotein Q: protein MAENAEVDERVDLDDNYMEEEDDDVEEHVDEDGVDSGGDENGEENDEEEFEDSKSGMDGKDQSLEVERSHIETEYVEDEEKPTASISEEEKEKHAQLLALPPNGSEVFLGGLPKDTSEEDLRELCEAIGEIFEIRLIKDKESGESKGYAFVAFKTKEVAEKAVDELHSKEFRGKTIRCSFSETKNRLFIGNIPKSLTEDDFRKAIESVGPGVENIELIKDPLNANRNRGFAFVLYYNNACADYSRQKMASANFKLDGNNPTVTWADPKSSPDHSAASQVKALYVKNIPDNTSTEKLKEIFQRHGEVTKVVMPPGKAGKRDFGFIHYAERSSALKAVKDTEKYEIDGQVLEVVLAKPQADKKTDAAYPYIAGLNPNHLQHPGYGGFTGTTYGSPSAGFGVATSFQQPVIYGRGPMPTNMAMVPMVLPDGRIGYVLQQPGVQMPTPRPRRVDRGNGPGGGAGRGGNSGGVEGNRSRRYRPY from the exons ATGGCGGAGAATGCAGAAGTTGATGAGAGGGTGGATCTTGATGACAATTACATGGAGGAAGAGGATGATGATGTTGAAGAACATGTAGATGAAGACGGAGTGGATAGTGGTGGTGATGaaaatggggaagaaaatgatgAAGAGGAATTTGAGGATTCAAAATCTGGGATGGATGGAAAAGATCAATCATTGGAAGTAGAGAGAAGCCACATTGAAACAGAGTATGTGGAAGATGAAGAAAAGCCCACAGCCTCTATTAgtgaggaagaaaaagaaaagcatgcTCAACTTCTTGCCTTGCCTCCTAATGGTTCTGAGGTTTTCCTTGGAGGGCTTCCGAAGGATACCTCAGAAGAAGACTTGAGGGAACTTTGTGAAGCAATAGGAGAAATATTTGAG ATTAGGTTGATAAAAGATAAAGAATCTGGTGAAAGCAAGGGCTACGCTTTTGTGGCATTCAAAACAAAAGAGGTTGCTGAAAAGGCTGTTGATGAGCTGCACAGCAAAGAGTTCAGG GGTAAAACTATAAGGTGTTCTTTCTCTGAAACTAAGAACAGATTATTTATCGGTAATATTCCAAAGAGCTTGACTGAGGATGACTTCAGAAAAGCCATTGAGAGTGTTGGACCCGGAGTTGAAAATATAGAACTAATAAAG GATCCTCTGAATGCAAACCGAAATCGCGGTTTTGCTTTTGTCTTGTACTACAACAATGCCTGCGCTGATTATTCAAGGCAGAAAATGGCGAGTGCAAATTTTAAGCTGGATGGCAACAACCCTACTGTCACATGGGCTGATCCAAAGAGTTCACCTGATCATTCTGCTGCTTCGCAG GTGAAGGCTCTATATGTCAAAAACATTCCCGATAACACTTCTACAGAGAAACTAAAGGAAATATTTCAGCGCCATGGGGAAGTAACAAAAGTGGTTATGCCACCTGGCAAGGCTGGTAAGCGGGATTTTGGGTTTATACATTATGCCGAAAGATCAAGTGCTTTGAAAGCTGTCAAAGATACAGAGAAGTATGAAATAGATG GCCAAGTCTTGGAAGTTGTCCTTGCCAAACCTCAGGCTGATAAGAAAACTGATGCAGCATACCCTTACATTGCTGGGCTTAATCCAAACCACCTTCAACATCCTGGGTATGGTGGTTTTACTGGAACTACATATGGCTCTCCAAGTGCTGGATTTGGTGTTGCCACTAGTTTTCAGCAG CCAGTAATATATGGAAGAGGCCCAATGCCTACAAATATGGCTATGGTGCCCATGGTTCTACCAGATGGCCGAATAGGATATGTCCT CCAACAGCCAGGAGTGCAGATGCCAACCCCACGTCCTCGAAGAGTTGATCGGGGCAATGGCCCGGGAGGAGGAGCAGGGCGAGGTGGAAATAGTGGAGGTGTTGAAGGCAACCGCAGTAGAAGGTACAGACCCTATTAG
- the LOC107924153 gene encoding uncharacterized protein, translating into MWATSLAASLPYLPAPIPIHTRYPFPLNVRLPRHPTASNQDDGKEISGSDVLWALQRAAAHKKKANRKKTGSASLPEATQRLEDTIDYTNVKPLQIRTEWSLKLDELEKRLHVLQQEAIFSEFDWEENTSSIHVILSLQQQQQ; encoded by the exons ATGTGGGCTACGTCTCTCGCTGCTTCCTTACCTTACTTGCCTGCCCCCATACCCATACATACCAGGTATCCTTTTCCCCTCAACGTGCGTTTACCTCGTCACCCAACCGCCTCCAACCAAGATGATGGAAAGGAAATAAGTGGGTCCGACGTGCTATGGGCTCTGCAGAGAGCAGCCGCCCACAAGAAGAAAGCCAACCGAAAGAAGACGGGTTCAGCATCATTACCTGAAGCCACCCAAAGACTGGAGGATACCATCGATTACACTAATGTCAAGCCCTTGCAGATAAGGACTGAGTGGAGCCTTAAGCTGGATGAGCTGGAAAAGCGTCTTCACGTGCTCCAACAGGAAG CTATATTCTCGGAGTTCGATTGGGAGGAAAATACATCTTCAATACACGTCATTCTTTCGTTACAGCAGCAACAACAATAA
- the LOC107943778 gene encoding protein IQ-DOMAIN 1 has translation MGKKGGTSWLTAVKRAFRSPTKDGHDKRSNRRKDEPDHQDEDEDKKREKRRWIFRKTTIQEPVIHQQKTPVKATGRNGAGAASDGATATAAEQRYDIPMAATEGAAVVQVARPTRPSNYAREHHLAAIVIQTTFRGYLARRALRALKGLVKLQALVRGHNVRKQAKMTLRCMQALVRVQARVLDQRVRLSHDGSRKSAFSDTNSVLESRYLQDISDRRSLVSREGSSIADDWDERPHTIEEVKAMLEHRKEAALKREQNLSQALSQQMRRARRSPSMGDEDEIDGRPKWLDRRTPAKPWDNRGRASTDHRDSVKTVEIDTSQPYSYLAPTYIRTNSNQYHQHGPQNQRPSSPLHRAQQNAPMHHSPITPSPSKARSIQVRSSSPRCVRGDRSSVSSQTPSLRSNYHYTGRVGTHASSSGNNAATLPNYMAATESAKARIRSQSAPRQRPSTPERDRNGSARKRLSFPVPEACGVGMGYGGYGHNLRSPSFKSVTGLHFGFEQQSNYSSCYTESLGGEISPSSTSDLRRWLR, from the exons ATGGGGAAGAAAGGAGGGACTTCCTGGTTGACTGCTGTGAAAAGGGCTTTTAGATCTCCGACTAAAGACGGTCATGATAAGAGAAGTAACAGAAGAAAGGATGAACCTGACCACCAAGATGAGGATGAAGACAAG AAGAGAGAGAAGCGAAGGTGGATCTTCAGGAAAACTACAATTCAAGAACCGGTGATTCATCAGCAAAAAACACCAGTGAAGGCTACAGGTCGTAATGGTGCAGGTGCAGCATCAGATGGTGCAACCGCAACGGCCGCAGAGCAAAGGTATGATATTCCTATGGCAGCAACCGAGGGTGCAGCAGTGGTACAAGTGGCTCGCCCAACTAGACCTTCAAATTATGCTAGAGAGCACCACCTTGCTGCCATTGTTATTCAGACCACTTTTAGAGGCTACCTG GCAAGGAGAGCTCTTCGTGCACTGAAAGGATTAGTGAAATTGCAAGCTTTGGTAAGAGGTCACAATGTGAGAAAGCAAGCCAAGATGACACTCAGGTGCATGCAAGCTCTGGTTAGAGTGCAGGCTCGGGTTCTTGATCAAAGAGTGAGGCTTTCGCATGATGGAAGCAGAAAATCCGCTTTTAGCGATACCAATAGCGTATTGGAATCACGGTATCTTCAAGACATTTCAGACAGAAGATCACTAGTG TCAAGAGAAGGAAGTAGCATTGCAGATGATTGGGATGAAAGGCCACACACAATTGAGGAAGTTAAAGCTATGTTAGAACACAGGAAAGAAGCTGCTCTGAAGCGTGAACAGAACTTATCTCAAGCTTTATCTCAACAG ATGAGGAGAGCTCGTAGGAGCCCATCGATGGGTGATGAGGATGAGATCGATGGTAGACCGAAATGGCTTGACCGTCGGACCCCTGCTAAGCCGTGGGACAACAGAGGAAGAGCTTCAACTGATCATAGAGATTCAGTTAAAACTGTTGAAATAGATACATCCCAGCCTTACTCATATTTAGCACCTACTTATATAAGAACAAATTCAAACCAATATCACCAGCACGGACCCCAAAACCAAAGGCCTAGTTCACCTCTACATAGAGCTCAACAGAACGCACCGATGCACCACTCTCCTATTACACCCTCTCCATCCAAAGCCCGGTCCATTCAAGTTCGGTCATCGAGCCCTCGTTGTGTTAGAGGAGATCGAAGCTCAGTTTCATCTCAAACACCAAGCTTAAGGTCCAATTACCATTACACTGGTAGGGTTGGTACTCATGCTAGCAGTAGTGGCAACAATGCTGCTACATTGCCTAATTACATGGCAGCAACTGAGTCTGCAAAGGCTAGAATCAGGTCTCAAAGTGCACCAAGGCAAAGACCATCTACACCAGAGAGGGACAGAAATGGTTCAGCAAGGAAACGGCTATCGTTTCCGGTCCCAGAGGCGTGTGGTGTGGGGATGGGTTATGGAGGTTATGGCCATAATTTGAGGAGTCCAAGTTTTAAGAGTGTAACTGGTTTACATTTTGGATTCGAACAACAGTCTAACTATTCTTCTTGCTATACTGAAAGCCTTGGCGGTGAAATCTCCCCATCTTCAACTAGTGATCTTAGAAGGTGGTTGAGGTGA
- the LOC107923129 gene encoding NAC domain-containing protein 43 produces MPENMSISVNGQSQVPPGFRFHPTEEELLQYYLRKKVSYEKIDLDVIRDVDLNKFEPWDIQESCKIGTTPQNDWYFFSHKDKKYPTGTRTNRATAAGFWKATGRDKVIYSNCRRIGMRKTLVFYKGRAPHGQKSDWIMHEYRLDDNIVETTVSNAMGEGTQEEGWVVCRIFKKKNHHKTLDNPNSSSLGSESRNHMLSACNEGELEQILEHMRRNCNEEGVANNSWRLMRPIETAISNSYPDSFMKLPSLESPNSTSSQNCYQPMIVDNEGSITNQMSGDPNSRLTNWAALDRLVASQLNGQTETSRQLACFNDHSISMGYSNPSADHHHHDLQSPALRYNRSYNGTQDYNSEMDLWSLTRSSSSSDPLCHVVNASV; encoded by the exons ATGCCGGAAAATATGAGCATATCTGTAAATGGACAATCCCAAGTCCCTCCCGGTTTCCGATTTCATCCCACCGAAGAGGAGCTCTTACAATACTATCTCAGAAAGAAGGTTTCATATGAGAAAATAGATTTAGATGTAATTCGGGATGTTGATCTTAATAAGTTCGAGCCCTGGGATATCCAag AGAGCTGCAAAATTGGAACTACTCCTCAGAACGATTGGTACTTTTTCAGCCACAAAGACAAAAAGTATCCAACCGGGACTCGCACGAACCGTGCCACGGCTGCTGGCTTTTGGAAAGCGACCGGCCGAGACAAGGTGATATATAGCAACTGCCGGCGGATCGGAATGAGGAAGACTTTGGTGTTCTACAAAGGGAGAGCCCCTCATGGCCAAAAATCTGATTGGATCATGCACGAATACAGGCTAGATGATAACATCGTTGAAACGACT GTGTCCAATGCTATGGGGGAGGGGACACAAGAAGAAGGATGGGTGGTATGTCGTATCTTCAAGAAGAAAAATCACCACAAAACCCTGGATAACCCCAATAGCTCATCTCTCGGTTCAGAGAGCAGGAACCATATGTTGAGTGCATGCAACGAAGGAGAGTTGGAGCAGATACTGGAACACATGCGAAGGAATTGCAATGAAGAGGGTGTAGCAAACAACAGTTGGAGATTGATGAGGCCAATCGAGACAGCCATCAGCAATAGCTACCCAGACTCATTCATGAAACTCCCAAGCCTCGAGAGCCCCAACTCCACCAGTAGCCAGAACTGTTACCAACCCATGATAGTAGACAATGAAGGGTCAATCACAAATCAGATGAGTGGTGATCCCAACTCAAGGCTCACAAACTGGGCAGCACTTGACCGGCTTGTCGCATCCCAGCTCAACGGCCAAACCGAGACATCTAGGCAATTAGCATGCTTCAATGACCACTCCATCTCCATGGGCTACAGCAACCCCAGTGCtgatcatcatcatcatgatCTCCAATCACCAGCCCTTCGATACAACAGGTCTTACAATGGAACTCAGGATTATAACAGCGAAATGGACCTCTGGAGTCTCACCAGATCATCCTCATCGTCCGACCCATTGTGCCACGTGGTGAATGCTAGTGTATAA